The Thermodesulfovibrionales bacterium genome includes the window TAACAGTCTCAAAATAATATTTACAGATGTGCTCCCTATTATTGGTCATGCCCGAGATCCTTAGTCGGGCATCCATTCTGTTCAAAGTGGATTCCCGCCTTCGCGGGAATGACGGCCAAGAATGTGCAGACTATTATGAGACGATTAATAATGGAGAAATCTCGACGACTGCACGAGAAGACTCCCTGAGAGGCTCCCGTCAGAAGTATAAAGGGTAAACCTGTTGCCAGATTCTTGACAGTCCTACGTTCTTTCTGCTACTATGATCCAAAATAAACCATTTACTCCCACATCACAAGGCCAAACTCACGGAGGTCAACTATGCAATACTTGAATCATGACAGTATTGGCAAGATCTCGCATGAAACATTCAGGAAGCAACTACCATACCCATGGGTCAATATCCAAGGTACCTTGACCAGTGAGGGTTTCGAGCAACTGCGGACCACGCTCCCCGACGCTTCCCTGTTCGATAAGAAAGTCGGAGTCAAACGCGCCCACGGCCAGGGCTACCATGACCGGTATATCTTGCATTACCGTCCCGGCCTGCCACTGTCAGAACCCTGGAAGGAATTCATCGCAGAAATTCAAGGGAAAGGTTACGAAGCTTTCATCCGCAGGATGCTCGGCCTGCAGCCGGGTAAAGAGATCATCCTTACGATGGAGTGGTATTACGGCTGGAAGGGCTGCGGTGTCTCACCCCACTGCGACGCTCGCCGCAAAGTTGCAACCCACATCTTTTATTTCAACACCGAAGAAGACTGGGAGACGAGTTGGGGAGGCGATATTCTGATTATGGACGATGGCGGACGTTTCAAGGCTCATTCGGCACCGTCCTTTGACGACCTGAGAGTCGCTGCCTCGTTGGATCCCCGGGGCAACGGCAGCCTGCTTTTCATGAGGACCGAACATTCCTGGCACGGAGTGCGTCCGCTCCAATCTCCGCCCGATCCCCTGCGCAAGCTGTTCATTATCACCATCAACACCCCTACCATCCAGGTGTGGTGGCGGCGTCTGCGCGGTAAGGACCCCGATGGTTATCGCATCGGACCATACTCCGGGTCCGGGGCTTCCTCCGCTCGAGGGATCGCCTCGTGAGCCGTCGACGTCCCGAATTACGAAACGCGTGGAACGTGCAGCATGAAGGCAGCTGAGAAGAAGTTGCGTGGGCCGGCTTCATCCCCGCCGCTCTCACCCCGCATTGTTTCTTCCGGAGCCGGTCCGAATGCATCCGATGGCGCAAAGTACTCATCTATAGACCTTGGCGATTCCGAGCAAATCGTCTTGATGCTCATGCCTTCTGGACGGGGCACGCTTCGGGCGCAGGTTCAGGAGGTGCTATCGGCCATGGAAACAATTCTGGAAAACCAGTTACGGCCAATGACCGTAACAGTCCAAACGGTCTTTTTGCGCGATCCCGGTGACCAAGGAGAGTGCGAGCAACTCTTATCGGCTTACTACGGCGCACGTTTGCCCGTCACGAGCTTTGTCCTGCAGCCACCTTGCTCTGGTGCGGCTCTCGCTCTGGAGATCTGGACCATCGGCGGAACTTCGGTCTGCGTGGATCAACGCTGCCGGGAGGCCAGCGTCGTTTCGTATGACGGTATCCGCTGGGTCCATTGTGCCGGTATCATGCCAGCCGCGCCGACAAAGAACGCGTATAATCAGACCCTCGATGTGTTGGAGCGGATGCGCGCAACCCTGGATCGGGTCGGAAGCGGTTTTGAACACGTGGTCCGCACCTGGTTTTATTTGGGCAACATTACTGAACCGGAAGTGCATACGCATCGCTATGAAGAACTCAACCGCGCCCGGACCGACTTCTACCGCGATATCTCCTTTTGCCCCTCATTGCTGCGGCCGGATTCCCCCGGCAGCGTTTATCCTGCCAGCACCGGCATAGGTATGGCAGGCACCGGTCTCGTGGGAAGTTGCCTAACGTTGCAGACCAGGCGCAACGATATGTTCCTTCTGCCCCTGGAAAACCCCCTGCAGACGCCTGCTTACGCCTATGAACCTGGAAGCGAGCACCGAAGCCCGCAATTCTCGCGAGCCATGGCACTCGTTTCCAGAGACTACGTTATGACCTGGATCTCCGGTACTGCAAGCATTGTCAATGCAGAAAGCTGTCACCTGAACGATGTAAGAAAACAAACCGAACAAACCATCGACAACATCGAGCATCTCATTTCGCCGGAGAACTTCGCCGCTCACGGCGTTCATGGAGCAGGCGCCTTCCTCCATGATTTGGCCGCTGTCCGCGTCTATCTTAAACGACCTGAGGACTTGGAGAAGTGCAGGGCCGTATGTGAACGGCGCCTTGCTGACGTGCCATCTCTTTATATCACCGCCGATGTGTGCCGGCCCGAGTTGTTTGTTGAGATCGAAGGCATCACGTTTTCCCGATACCCGCTTACAGGCGCTTCACTTTGATTCAAACCATTGATCAGGCCGCGAAACGTCAAGGCCATTCCAACGCGATCTATGCCTTAACGACAAGGACAGAGCAGGGTGTGTGGCCGATCACCTTTGAGGTGACGCTGCCCATGAGAAGCCTTTGGAGACCCCTTCTTCCATGTCTTCCCATGACAATCATGTCAACGTGCTTCTTCTCCGCTTCTTCCACAATAAACTCATAGGGTTCTTCTCCTTCATGCACAATGGTCTCGCACTCGATCCCTTCCCCTGCGGCGTATTCTTTCACCGATGCGAGCAACCGGCGTGTCTCTTCTTCGGCCTTTTCGACGATTTGAGGAGCCATGGTTGCGTATTCCGGATTGACCTCGACCACCGATAGTACATAGAGCTTTGTCGAGCATGCCTTTGCAAGATTGATGGCCTCGCGGAGAGCCGCCTCGCTGTATTCAGAGCCGTCGGTTGCCAGGAGTATCGTCTTGAGCCCCGTGAGTGGACAGATCCGTGTTTCGATCATCTCAGTGTCCCCCCGATTTCAGGATCCCCGATGCTGCGAGGACCAGCACGAGCACTTCGATGATCGCGATCACCCCGTAGATCATATCCTTCTTCCTGAAGAGTACCGGTATGATCCTTAAGTAACAGAGGATCGTCACGCCGGCAAGGAAGACTATGCCGAGAAAATTCAGAAAGTCCCCTTTGCCGAGCATACCGATCCATGACCAGCCGGTATGGATGTTGGTCGCAGCAAGATACTTATGTACCGACAGTCCCCAATATTTCGGAAGATCGCTCACGGGGATATGGGGTGTAAGGATCCCGGTAAGATAAACCACGAATGTCACGATGAGCGTGAGCAGTCCTGCCTTCATGCCCAGATCAAGAACTTTCGCATAGGCGAGCTGTTCCTCCGTCGCCTTCACTTTCTTTTCCATAGAATTCCTCCTTGTTCATTGAAAATCATCGGGTCTTTTCTTAAGCTCCGTACCGACCTTCCCCGTTATTTCCAGATTCCCAACCCCTTCAGCAACGCCCTCAAGCCTGCGAAGAGGAGCATGGCTATGACGATATAACGAACGGCCGCGGGTTTGGTCCTTGCGAGAATCCGCACACCCACGATGGAACCGAGCATGATGCCGATGATTGACGGGACAACCATCATGGGCAATACGGCACCGTTGTTCACGTAAATCCAGGCCGCCGAGGTGTCGGTGATGGAGAGCAGGAACTTGCTCGTTGCGACAGAGACCTTCAGGGGCGCGCCCATCATGATGTTCAAAACCGGCACATTTGCCCATCCCGCGCCAAGTCCGAACATGCCCGCCATGATGCCGATGAGAATAAAGGTTGCAAGACCCTGGGGTGTCCTGTGTATCTTCCAGTTAATGTCCTGGCCTGTCGACGCCTCATGATAAATACCGTTTATCCTGAGGGCCGTCGAGAGCGCATCAGCCTCCCTGACTTCAGGGTACTCGGACTTCTTTGCCATGAGCATGATGAGCACGATGCCGAGTATGGTGCCGCCCAGGGCAGTATTGACGACATTCGAAGGAAGGGCGAGTCCGAGCATCGCTCCGACGATGGCACAGGCTGATGCTATGAGAGCGACGGGCAGTGCCAATCTGAGATCGGCCATCGCCTTTTTCAGGAGGCCGGGTCCGGCAGCAAGGGCCCCGGCAAGGGCTACGAGAAGTCCCGCCCCTCTCACGAAGTCGATATGGAATGGGAAAAAACCTCCTATGATCGGCACAAAAAGGACGCCTCCTCCAACACCCCCGAGGACCGCCACAATGCCGAGCAAAAAGGTCACGATGAACAGGATCAGCGGCCATGCCCACCAGGGCATCGCCGATTGTACTGCGGGCGGGGCAGGCGGTCCATCTGTTGAGGCAAACACGGTAATTACAGAGACATGGACGACGAAGATCGCAAGCATCAAGATCAAGAATTTCCACCCGTATCCATCCCGCTTTTTGGCTATTGCCTTTTGAGAAACCATTCTTCCCTCTCCTCCTTTATGTTTTATCGTATTCTTTCGAACTCCGTCTGGAACTTGTACCGATCACTTCTCCCCTGAAGCCTCGTGTAAGCGACGGGGGTATTATCGGAACTGAGAAAAAGCCTGTGAACAACGAGTACCGGGGAACCTTCTTTGAGATCGAGATTCTGGGCGGAATCCCGTTTCACCCTCGAAATCTCGATGGTCTGTATGACCTTGAAGATCTTCTTCACTCCCCTCTCCTGAAGAACCGAATAGAGGGATTGTCTGGCAACATCGAGCTTCTCCACGCCCGGAAGCGTCTGATAGGGGATGAAAGACTCCTCAATGCATGCCGTTTCGCCATTTATCATCCTTCTGCTCAGGATGCAGTATATCCTGTCGACCGTCTTCAGGTAGGCCTTCACCTCGGTCGGCGGCTCCTGAATCCCCTTGAAAAGTACCCTCTTCTCTACCTTCACCTCCTTCCCAAACATCTCTTCGGTAAACCTTGTCCTCATGGCAAGCCCCACGACGGGAAGGACGCTCGTCACAAACGTCCCCTTGCCCTGAACCTTCATGAGGTAGCCGTCCGAAACGAGATTCATTATTGCCTGCCGTACGGTAATCTTGCTGATCTTGTGTTTCCTGCAGAGTTCCTCTTCCGTCGGTATCTGTTGTCCCAGTCGCCATCTCCCGGAGGTTATCTCTTCGAGGAAGATCCTCGTGAGCTGTATATAGAGCTTCTCCTGGTTGAACCTATCGATCGTTTTGTTCTGCAACGATGGCGTTTCATTTTGCATCATATTGATATGATATTATAACGATATGATCTTGTCGAATTAAAAAAAATGTAAAATGTATTAGCTTTCCTAATAGATGAAATCGCGGTGCCGTCCATGGTTCCTTGTTGAGCCTCTGCCCTTCTTGATCTCCCTGCCGGCCATTCCCTTTTTCCACGTTGCGCTTTACGGCTGTTTTGCGTATCATAATCCTTGATTGGGGACAGGGCACGAGGGCAGCGGGAGGACCGGGAGGCTGCCGGAGGAAGATTCCCCGAAGGGAGACGAATACCATGTACGTAGCCAGCAAGATGTTCCTCACAAAGGGTGTCGGCTGTAGCAAGGAGAAACTCGTGAGCTTCGAACTCGCTCTCCGTCAAGCGAAGATTGCGTCCTTCAATATCGTCAGGGTATCAAGCATTTTCCCTCCCCGCT containing:
- a CDS encoding 2OG-Fe(II) oxygenase, which gives rise to MQYLNHDSIGKISHETFRKQLPYPWVNIQGTLTSEGFEQLRTTLPDASLFDKKVGVKRAHGQGYHDRYILHYRPGLPLSEPWKEFIAEIQGKGYEAFIRRMLGLQPGKEIILTMEWYYGWKGCGVSPHCDARRKVATHIFYFNTEEDWETSWGGDILIMDDGGRFKAHSAPSFDDLRVAASLDPRGNGSLLFMRTEHSWHGVRPLQSPPDPLRKLFIITINTPTIQVWWRRLRGKDPDGYRIGPYSGSGASSARGIAS
- a CDS encoding universal stress protein, which encodes MIETRICPLTGLKTILLATDGSEYSEAALREAINLAKACSTKLYVLSVVEVNPEYATMAPQIVEKAEEETRRLLASVKEYAAGEGIECETIVHEGEEPYEFIVEEAEKKHVDMIVMGRHGRRGLQRLLMGSVTSKVIGHTPCSVLVVKA
- a CDS encoding sulfite exporter TauE/SafE family protein, which produces MVSQKAIAKKRDGYGWKFLILMLAIFVVHVSVITVFASTDGPPAPPAVQSAMPWWAWPLILFIVTFLLGIVAVLGGVGGGVLFVPIIGGFFPFHIDFVRGAGLLVALAGALAAGPGLLKKAMADLRLALPVALIASACAIVGAMLGLALPSNVVNTALGGTILGIVLIMLMAKKSEYPEVREADALSTALRINGIYHEASTGQDINWKIHRTPQGLATFILIGIMAGMFGLGAGWANVPVLNIMMGAPLKVSVATSKFLLSITDTSAAWIYVNNGAVLPMMVVPSIIGIMLGSIVGVRILARTKPAAVRYIVIAMLLFAGLRALLKGLGIWK
- a CDS encoding GntR family transcriptional regulator — protein: MMQNETPSLQNKTIDRFNQEKLYIQLTRIFLEEITSGRWRLGQQIPTEEELCRKHKISKITVRQAIMNLVSDGYLMKVQGKGTFVTSVLPVVGLAMRTRFTEEMFGKEVKVEKRVLFKGIQEPPTEVKAYLKTVDRIYCILSRRMINGETACIEESFIPYQTLPGVEKLDVARQSLYSVLQERGVKKIFKVIQTIEISRVKRDSAQNLDLKEGSPVLVVHRLFLSSDNTPVAYTRLQGRSDRYKFQTEFERIR